One window of the Eucalyptus grandis isolate ANBG69807.140 chromosome 6, ASM1654582v1, whole genome shotgun sequence genome contains the following:
- the LOC104450877 gene encoding putative UDP-glucuronate:xylan alpha-glucuronosyltransferase 3, with amino-acid sequence MKRLSPPSAEEVERRSFPRSIYSIDLEKVPDSAIQDRNFNCRNPTMKMILFIILFGSFLTLYRCHNFNLMDGDPSSSPSWPHVTAKLSRESSTTSHRYMSSLNIEWDQISNVIEESIDKDEYEVIGLLNFDKNETNRWKQLFPESKQIVLQLDSVPGNITWESLYPEWIDEEEHSQVPTCPTLPQLCIPGNPRVDLIAVKLPCDKSRRWSRDVARLHLQLEAARLAASAKSYHAVRVLLMTDCLPIPNLFTCKDLLANEGRAWLYEPDLNKLREKVLLPIGSCELALPLKPKEQFQSERAHREAYATILHSANVYVCGAITAAQSIRMAGSTRDLVILVDETISEHHRTGLEAAGWKVHTIQRIRNPKAQPDAYNEWNYSKFRLWQLTDYDKIIFIDADQLVLRNIDFLFGMPELSATGNNASLFNSGVMVIEPSNCTFKLLMNHINEIESYNGGDQGYLNEIFTWWHRIPRHMNFLKHFWEGDDEKTKLMKTRLFSADPPTLYVLHYLGLKPWLCFRDYDCNWNVDYYREFASDAAHGTWWKLHDAMPEHLHKFCLLSSKQKAALEWHRRRAERGNYTDGHWKIKIADERLKACSEEFCYWESTLLHWGEKNWTNDATDSSLTHTMSNQSLSSL; translated from the exons ATGAAGCGTTTGTCCCCGCCATCAGc AGAGGAAGTAGAGAGAAGATCGTTTCCGAGAAGCATATATTCCATTGACTTGGAAAAGGTCCCTGATTCAGCCATCCAAGATAGGAACTTCAACTGCAGGAACCCAACCATGAAAATGATCCTGTTCATCATTTTATTTGGGTCTTTCCTTACGCTCTACCGGTGTCATAACTTTAATTTGATGGATGGCGATCCTTCAAGCTCTCCTTCCTG GCCTCACGTCACTGCTAAATTGTCAAGAGAGAGTTCCACCACCAGCCATCGGTACATGTCGTCCCTAAATATCGAATGGGATCAAATCTCAAATGTGATCGAGGAATCTATTGACAAGGACGAGTATGAGGTCATTGGTCTTCTGAACTTTGACAAGAATGAAACCAATCGCTGGAAGCAACTGTTCCCGGAATCCAAGCAAATAGTTTTGCAGCTGGACTCTGTCCCAGGGAACATAACCTGGGAATCTCTGTATCCCGAATGGATCGATGAGGAAGAACATTCCCAGGTCCCTACTTGTCCTACCCTCCCTCAGCTTTGCATCCCAGGTAATCCACGAGTCGATCTCATCGCCGTCAAGCTTCCTTGTGACAAGTCGAGAAGGTGGTCGAGGGATGTGGCTCGGCTGCACTTGCAGCTTGAAGCAGCGAGGCTCGCTGCCTCTGCTAAGAGTTACCATGCCGTGCGAGTGCTTCTCATGACCGATTGCCTTCCCATCCCGAATCTCTTCACGTGCAAGGACTTGCTGGCGAACGAGGGCCGTGCCTGGCTGTATGAGCCCGACCTCAACAAGCTGCGGGAAAAGGTTCTGCTCCCAATAGGGTCGTGCGAACTAGCCTTGCCTCTCAAGCCGAAAG AGCAATTTCAATCGGAGAGAGCTCATCGAGAAGCGTACGCTACAATTTTGCACTCAGCTAATGTTTATGTTTGCGGTGCTATCACTGCAGCGCAAAGCATACGAATGGCGGGTTCCACGCGGGATCTGGTGATCCTCGTGGACGAAACGATTAGCGAACATCACAGAACTGGGCTGGAGGCCGCTGGGTGGAAAGTCCACACGATCCAGCGGATCAGAAACCCGAAAGCCCAACCCGATGCCTACAATGAATGGAACTACAGCAAGTTCCGCCTCTGGCAGTTGACAGACTAcgacaagatcattttcatcgacGCCGATCAACTGGTCCTTAGAAACATCGATTTCCTTTTTGGGATGCCAGAATTGTCTGCCACGGGAAACAATGCTTCCTTGTTCAACTCTGGTGTGATGGTGATCGAGCCATCAAACTGTACGTTCAAGCTGCTCATGAACCACATCAACGAGATTGAGTCCTACAATGGCGGCGACCAAGGGTACCTGAACGAGATATTCACCTGGTGGCACCGAATTCCAAGGCACATGAACTTCTTGAAGCACTTCTGGGAAGGTGACGATGAGAAAACAAAGCTGATGAAGACGCGTCTATTCAGTGCTGACCCGCCGACCCTTTATGTCCTCCACTATCTAGGACTCAAGCCATGGCTGTGCTTCAGGGACTATGATTGCAACTGGAACGTGGACTACTACCGAGAGTTTGCAAGCGATGCAGCACATGGGACGTGGTGGAAGCTGCATGACGCCATGCCAGAACATCTGCATAAGTTCTGTCTGCTGAGCTCAAAGCAGAAGGCAGCTTTGGAGTGGCATCGGAGGCGGGCCGAGAGAGGGAACTACACGGACGGTCATTGGAAGATTAAGATTGCAGACGAGCGCCTGAAGGCGTGTTCTGAGGAGTTCTGCTACTGGGAGAGCACGTTGCTGCACTGGGGTGAAAAGAACTGGACTAATGACGCAACTGATTCTTCACTAACACATACGATGAGCAATCAATCCCTCTCTTCATTGTGA
- the LOC104450879 gene encoding proline-rich receptor-like protein kinase PERK2, which produces MASPTINLPYPYYPSPPPPSPPSPAATPPPIPKSPPPPPLPSRPPPQPFTPPPPHVLPPPHPQPITPPPPHPLPPRPHPLPPPPAPDHHPTIIVIVFISCGGLLFFAFMAAALFCWMKKKKKKTEKKTKLVHFEEHRKVKEAIVEGPHGTEAIVLSIEDDMVIDGEIKKSEKIEKGLHAMNDNEAASFIEIEGGSSEPSGHPHHRQDHLAEHKG; this is translated from the coding sequence ATGGCCTCCCCAACGATCAACTTACCCTACCCCTACTacccatcaccaccaccaccatctccgcCTTCGCCGGCAGCAACCCCTCCACCAATTCCCAAATCGCCACCGCCTCCACCTCTGCCGTCGCGGCCGCCACCACAACCCTTCACTCCGCCACCACCTCACGTGCTCCCACCACCGCATCCCCAACCGATCACCCCGCCACCGCCACACCCATTACCGCCACGGCCGCACCCATTGCCACCACCTCCAGCGCCCGACCACCACCCCACGATCATCGTCATTGTGTTCATCTCGTGCGGTGGGCTCCTGTTCTTCGCATTCATGGCAGCAGCTCTTTTCTGCtggatgaaaaagaagaagaagaagacggagaAAAAGACCAAGCTGGTCCATTTCGAGGAGCACAGGAAGGTGAAGGAGGCCATTGTTGAAGGTCCTCATGGCACGGAAGCCATAGTGCTCTCCATAGAAGACGATATGGTCATCGATGGAGAGATCAAGAAGAGCGAAAAGATTGAGAAGGGTTTGCATGCCATGAATGATAATGAGGCGGCGAGCTTCATCGAGATCGAAGGAGGTTCATCTGAACCGTCCGGCCACCCCCACCACCGTCAAGACCACCTCGCGGAGCACAAGGGATAA